AGGTTGGTTCCCCGCGTTCTTGTGTCTTTTAATAGTTTAACAATTAATATGAAGTTGGTGTAAGTAGCTGCTTACAGACTGTTGTCCTCAAGTTTTCTTGGGCATATGCCATGTGGTCTAACCGTactaaacataatttttacaTTGAGAAACATGGAGAGATCTCCTCTCTCCCCAGATTTACTTATACATGCAAATATTCATGTTTGTGGGAAGAAATTTTAGGTTGGGTCTTGTATTGGCTGTACCTTCAGCATGTGCATAAACAGCTAATGGAGATCTACTGctgtttgtgatttttttttaggtGTTGAATCATTTGACGTCAACCTCACAGAGCAGAAGGTAACTGTAAAGGGCAATGTGAAACCAGAAGCTGTTCTACAAACTGTGTCAAAGACGGGGAAAAAGACTTCGTTCTGGGAAGCAGAAGCTGAAACCAAAGAAGCAGCTGCTGCTGTCACTGCTACTGAATGATACTTCACATGACCAATTATACTAAGTTGGTGGGTTGATCTCAATATGAGAAATTGTGTACGATGTTTCTAAAGTTCAGCACTCTGTATGAGTCAGTACAGTTTGCCTCTGAAACATAACAGATGAGTTTCCACACTTAAAGTATATCAATAAGATAGTATAAACTGTTATTTAATGTCTTATTGTAAGTGCGCTGCAAATAATCGTCATACTTTGCTATTCTTGTCTCATTGTTGATTCCTATGTTGGGTTCAAGTGCCCTAATGGTGTTAGGGACTTGCGGTACAAATGGTTCAGAGCTTTCTTGCTTATATGGGAATAAAGAGTGAGAATAGGATACAGTTGGTGTCCGAACTTAAGCCTTCTCAACCCTATTTTTATTAAGATTATTATGGTATTTTTTGATTTATGAACTGTTAAAATTCAGTGAAGAGTTTGTCTGTCTTTAGCTACATCGGCTATATGGGGTTTTAACCGTAGAATGGTCGTCATCCATTCTCACGTTCTTAGCCTTCACCTATACGGTAAAAAAGGTATATTGGCACACTGTATTTTAAATCAACTATGCGTTTGTTCGGATTCCTCTGTTAGTGTTTAATTTGATTGACATTGAAGCGATAAGAAATGCATAGCATAGTAATAAAAAGGGGAGGAGAATGCCCCTGGAGGTAGTACTCGTATCAGATGAGCTCATAGTCTTGCGAGAGCTCGGATGCGGGAGTTGGCGGGCATGTAGAACTCTGCAGCAGCCCGAGCTTCAGTCTGTCGATTTCCGCCTTAAATCGCCTGTCCGCAACAGCTTTTAGTTCGTTATTGGCGAGttttgattttgagcacttAACTgcatccatctctctctctctctctaccgtAATTTCCCTCTTCCCCTAAGAAAATTCTGTGTAACAGATATTCCATCTAACAATATGAACAAACACCCAACATGCTCTAGACTCATAATACAAGAATCAAACTATACTCCTTCACATCACACCCTGAAATCACAATCACCATAGTACATGCAGGTAGCAAAAGGAATATCAGCTCAAAGAGAGGACTTCTTCCTGCTTCCTCGTTCGCCTGCATGACAGCCATTCAGCCATGCGACAAATGACAGAAGCAATCATCCCCCAATGACAGAAGCACTGCTACACTATTTCCGCTACTGTTCAATGCTATtatatttaggctaaattacagaaaacccccctgtaataacccgctttttcactttccccccttgacatttaaaaacctacactttgcctccttttaaaatgaaaaatgtgcacttcacccctaacgttagggttccgtcaggggttctgttaaaaaatatttttttatactgaaaatacccctctgcctcttctctgatgcttcgctccctccggctcgccgcttcgccgcctcgccgcctcgccatcctccactgcttcgccctcgcccacaactgcttcgtcctcctccgccgcctcgccttcgccctcgttgtccctgcctacctctccatcaacacccatcttagtaccttccctactgtcgccgaaatcgatgggCGACGACgatgtaggaggagaaggggagcaggtggagaagaaattggagaggaatcgtggccgattgaggtggaaatagcggcggatcgaaggggcggctgaggaagctcaggaagaagacaacaatggcgaggggcaaaatcgtcattttacacaccgtaacccccctgtgaacatttttcattttacaagggggcaaaatgtaggtttttaaatatcagGGGGGAAAAGTAAAAatgcgggttattacaggggagttttctgtaatttagcctcaTATTTATGATAATAAAGCTTCAGAACAGAACCCTAAGCGACATAAGAATTTAtcagaaaagaaaattcttCAAAGAAATACCTCAAATCTTCACTGTCGTTGATAAATAAAACAATCGACAAAAACATTTACTGCTATCCTCGTCGTCAGTTTGTCCAAAAGTTCTTCACTCTCCAATACATTAACAAGGCACAATATAAGCAGTCACAGCGAGATGTAAATCAGATCTTAAAGCACAGTTATCAGGCTCAACAAACATTTCCAAACACCACATAACGACTTGGCCTTTTAGACCAGTTTCAGTTTCGGACGATAGTTAAACTGTCCAGAACGCAAAACTTGGCAAATGCTTCTCTCTCAAACAACATCAATAATCGGATGGTGCGATCACATCGTCAATCTTAAGGATCATTTTCACCACCTGTGTTGCCAGCAAGATTTGCTGCTGTTTTCCGATCAAAGTCTCGAATACATTCTGCTCTTTCATGTCATTTGTCCCGACATCGTTGCAATCGATGCCACAGAACGGATTGTTTTCCTGCATCAACCGAACCAAGAGCTTAGAAAATTGAAGGAACACTATAAAGGGggaaaacacacacacacagttAATTATATCTATGAAAATAATTGGTATGTTGAAACTAAAAGAATTACAGAGATTGGTAGACTAATATATGATTTTTAAACACTGAAGTCCAACATACAACAGAGGTGaacatcaaattttgaatttatacgCCGAACTTCAAAACTACTTTAAGACCATTCATCAGGGGAAAAAGACAAATCTATTATGAAGTTGCAGAGGATTCGAATATATAACAAATGTAGTAGAAAGATATTACCACAAGAAGAATTAGTAATCAATACCTTGACTTGCTGAGATTTGACTGCAGTCAGAGTATTAATAGGTTGCAGGCCACTGTTCTCTGCTAGAGCCAATGGTATTGAATCTAAAGCTTCAGCAAATGACCTGATAGCATACTGCATAAACAGAAGTACAATAGCGAATCAAGTCTGCCGTCCTTTAAGATATAATTTGAAGGCCATTTTACCCCAGAAAAACGAAACGAAAATAAGAAGTCTTTTTCTATTTACACAACTTTCGACCAGAGCATCTTTTCAAAGGCTAAAAGGCCCCTGTCATTCATACAAAGTAGCGCTGGGTGTAATTCAGTCTATAAAGGAAAATTTCGGACAAAAATTGCAAAAACTGAAAAAGTCGACaaggtttaaaaaaaagggaaaaaaaaatggaactaAAAAAAATCCATATGTTGAATGCTAAATAATCACCTGCTCAACTCCAGGATATCGATCTGCAGCAGCATCAACAGCAATAGAGCAAGAGATCTCAGCTGAGCCACCACCATAAACTATGGAATTGTTACGAATCAGATTCCTTGCAACGCAAAGTGCATCATGAAGACTACGTTTTGTCTCCTCAATCATCATCTTGTTGCCTATACCATCACATTTTGTAATTTCATAAGATCAGTTATGCAGCACTCAGGATAATTTTCTCGCACCACAACTTTCAAAAACCAGTATAAATGTTCAAAATGTAACTTAGACATGTTATTTCATGGTCGACAATGATAATATGCTCAATTGCATGACAGGGCATCACATTGGGGCTATTCAAACATACCACCACGAATGAAAATGGTTACAGCCCTGGAATTTGCACACTGTTCAATGTACAGCATACGATCTTTTGTTGTTCCGAAAGACTTCTCTCTCACCAATCCGGCCTGATCAAGTACATCAAATAAGAGTAATCTGTTTAAATGATAATTGCACAGTTAATGGTAATCAAAAAAGAATTAGAACCAAGATTTCAATATAAGGGATTCAACACCAAAGTAAATTGTTAGccttcaaaaatatcaaaatctgaGGTGAATAAATTGCAAAAATAAATCTACCTTCCCCAACTTTTCTGGTGTCAACTCTTGGAATCTGGGAACTATTCTTCCACCTGCATGTGGCCAACAGGGGAAATTCCTCAGGCTCTTAGCAAACTCTTCCATCTACAGGAAAAGGATGAATATGGTTACCTGTAGCTATTGCAATCAATTCCAGTTCAACACCGCCAACCCATCTGACAGCTGGCAGATTCCTATGCATTAACAGATGATTTGCTTCATCATCAAAGCCCCATTGACAAATAACTAGAGTTGCGCCAACATCCTACAATGATTCAAAAATAGAACAAGCGAGATCAGCAAATAAGTCACTCTACAAGTTAAAAAAGAATAGATAGCTCGGTACCCCATATGACAGGATAATAAGAACTTTCATCTTCAGTTTTAATTGATAAATATCactccccccacccccccacccccccaacccaaaaaaaagaaaaaaaaaccaaacaaaaaacaCAACCCCCACCCCCcaacaacaaaaagagaaaaagaaaaactgtccATGAAATCAAAACTACAACACCACAAACACAATTGAGTATACTAACACCATAATTGTGCTAGCTTAAACTCTCAGAATTCAAAAGATCAAATGCATAAATTATAGACACTTGCATTTTCTAATGGCTCAAAAAAGAGCAGCTTTTTACCTTGCATTTCTGAACCATATCATCAAAGTACTGCTGTTCTTGCTGACGCAAAGTTTGAAACTTCTCTACAGTGTCAATGTCAACCTTATGCTTAGTCTTCGGCTTCGGTGGCTCAAATGGGCAAGTCAAAATAGCAATCTTCGCATTTTCAATTCTTTTTGGCATCTGCGGATGGCTCATGTCCTTGTCAACAACAATACCATAGATGAGCTCAGTGTCTTCCAGCTTCCCTCCAACCTTTCCTTCAACTTTAATTAAGTCTAAGTTCACATCTTTCCTGTCTAAATCAGCAACTGCTAGAACTGCCTTAACAGCGATCTCAGCTAACATACACTTACAGCGGTTAACACTGTAGAACATATTGAATGTACATCAGGCAAGCACATCATTGTCAAGTAGAATTCCAGAATTGCATTTTGATACTAAAGCACGTCATTGTGAAGTAGAACTCCAGAATTGCATTTTATACTAAAGCACGTCATTGTGGAGTAGAACTCCAAAATTGCATTTTTATGCTATGTGATAAGATCACTCTTAGAAAATATATATGCCAAAAGAGATGAGTGAAAAGCAAAACTGTCAATGTGCCCAAAACACACAAGACATCCCTCAGAAGGAAGACAGCCAGAAAATTGGCAATTTGTGTACAGAAATAACTCCAATCTCAGTATTGGTCAATTATGTATGTAGTCTAACCACAATAAACAGTAAAATCTATGAGATACATGTTGTATTGAAAAGCGAACTTCAaaacgccaaaaaaaaaaaaaaaaaatccacaatgTTACCACAAATGTGTCTTAATCTATTTATGAAGCTTTCCAGGGAGTTTTGGCATCCTACTACATGCTTTGTTTTCTTTCTAAGACAATTCTAGCAATATGGTGGTAATCAAAAAGGATTGCAACTAATTTACATTTGACAAGAAATGGCCACATAAGAAAGTGAAGAACAAGTACATTTTCTTTGTTATGACATAAAAGTTACATCTGGAAGAAGTGAAATCAACCAAGCAGCAAATAAAAGGTAAGCAAGACCCTACTCAAGAACAATGACAAATAATTGTGAAATCCAAAGCATCAGTCCGCCATATTGTTGGTTTTGTTAGAGCATTACGATAATACGAAAACCAACATTAATCATCTTTCTAATCACAAAAAAGaactgaaggaaaaaaaattctaaaataaagtATCATTGACCATTCTACGAACTGTGGAAGAATATTGAAGCAGACTTACATTTTCGAGGACAAAGTTGTCATGCACGTCTGAACCAAAGGCTCTATATCAGTCGCACTGAATTCAAACTTTTGAGAGATACGCTCAAGATGCTCAAAAGCAATCCTGGAGGCCATCTCATAACCCTCAGCAATCCTAATAGGATGGATACCACGTTCGAGTAGCTTTTCGGCCTGTTCTAAAAGAGCACCAGCCATAACAACAACTCCAGTTGTACCATCACCAATTTCATAGTCCTGACTACGAGATAATTCCACCATCAGCTTTGCAATCTGATTGTCAACATCCATTTGCTCCAAGATTGTTGCCCCATCATTTGCTATTGATGCAAGAAGATCAGCGAATTGCACAATATAAAATTCGAACAGGATTTGCTTCAAGCTATTATCTCACAATGAATGGATCTAATGAGCAACAGTAAGAATCCAATCTACGAAATAACTTAGTAGATTTGAAGAACAATACTGAAACAGTTTTATATATGCATAATTGTTACGAACAATTAACTGAGATACTACACGATATCAACATAGTTAATCCAATCTGATGGAAATAGATATTACTCATACGTCCCAGAGgttaaaagagaaagaaaacgCTACAGATTAGCAATGAAGTGTATTATCATTCATTCCTAAGGCCTAGAAAAATCAAATCTTTAGCATCCCACCCGATTCCTCCTACACCTAAACTGACTCAAACTAGATCCACTTACATTCCAAGTAAACAAGACAATGCTAACCACAACAAGTTAGATGAGCCGATTACTTCAAATCCCCAACACACCCATCTCTCCGTTTCTAGTCCTTCCACATCCACACATCATGCCTTAAAAAGAAGGTAAAAATATAATGCGACTCCCCAACAattggccattttgaaataagccCCTcagctaatttttcttttagtgGGTTTGGCACCCCCCTGAACTACTAATTTTTAAGACTAGAATCATTTTTGTTAGTTTAGGGGCTGTTTGATTTGACGTAAAACTGGAAAAAAAAGTTctcggtggaaaaaaattttcaatggaaaaaaagttttacgtagTTTGGTATTTGGTTAATTTGTAggaaatgataaaaattttttcaatcacgattgtttggttgaaaggaaaaaatatatatataaataaatattactatatattttatatattttatattattaatatataattattatcatattacatttataaataaaatatatttaaaatatattatgtaataattaaatatgtcatataatatataatactataaaataaattattagatataaaataaatatgtcATATTTTTTGGCGTCATTTTCGTTTTCCGGTCGTTCCAAGCggcgagcggaaaacgaaaacaccATTTTTCCGTGGATTCGTAAAAGAAATTTTccgaaaaaatttttttacgagCAAACAAACACTCGGAATCTTATTTTTCtaccgaaaaaaaattttcggggTGATTTTACGacgaaacaaacatgcccttaagtaattttcttaaatttgatagctttattaattattagCCATTAATATTGGgagttcaatttgaaatttcctAAAATCCATAATATACTTGACAAAACTCATTCAAAAtcgcaggaaaaaaaaaattgagggggtCGTTTCAAAGAGACTTATAGTTGAG
The nucleotide sequence above comes from Ananas comosus cultivar F153 linkage group 17, ASM154086v1, whole genome shotgun sequence. Encoded proteins:
- the LOC109722970 gene encoding T-complex protein 1 subunit epsilon-like, yielding MALAFDEFGRPFIILKEQEQKTRVRGLDAQRANISAGRAVARILRTSLGPKGMDKMLQSPDGDVIITNDGATILEQMDVDNQIAKLMVELSRSQDYEIGDGTTGVVVMAGALLEQAEKLLERGIHPIRIAEGYEMASRIAFEHLERISQKFEFSATDIEPLVQTCMTTLSSKIVNRCKCMLAEIAVKAVLAVADLDRKDVNLDLIKVEGKVGGKLEDTELIYGIVVDKDMSHPQMPKRIENAKIAILTCPFEPPKPKTKHKVDIDTVEKFQTLRQQEQQYFDDMVQKCKDVGATLVICQWGFDDEANHLLMHRNLPAVRWVGGVELELIAIATGGRIVPRFQELTPEKLGKAGLVREKSFGTTKDRMLYIEQCANSRAVTIFIRGGNKMMIEETKRSLHDALCVARNLIRNNSIVYGGGSAEISCSIAVDAAADRYPGVEQYAIRSFAEALDSIPLALAENSGLQPINTLTAVKSQQVKENNPFCGIDCNDVGTNDMKEQNVFETLIGKQQQILLATQVVKMILKIDDVIAPSDY
- the LOC109722971 gene encoding copper transport protein ATX1-like, whose amino-acid sequence is MAETVVLKVGMSCEGCVGAVKRVLSKMEGVESFDVNLTEQKVTVKGNVKPEAVLQTVSKTGKKTSFWEAEAETKEAAAAVTATE